cagaaggttttgtcgatccaaagggagctaacaaagtgtgcaagctccagcgatccatttatggactggtgcaagcctctcggagttggaataaacgttttgatagtgtgatcaaagcatttggttttatacagactttcggagaagcctgtatttacaagaaagtgagtgggagctctgtagcatttctgatattatatgtagatgacatattactgattggaaatgatatagaatttctggatagcataaagggatacttgaataaaagtttttcaatgaaagacctcggtgaagctgcttacatattaggcattaagatctatagagatagatcaagacgcttaattggactttcacaaagcacataccttgacaaaattttgaagaaattcaaaatggatcaagcaaagaaaggattcttgcctgtattacaaggtatgaagttgagtaagactcaatgcccgaccactgcagaagatagagagaatatgaaagatgttccctatgcatcagccataggctctatcatgtatgcaatgctgtgtaccagacctgatgtgtgccttgctataagtttagcagggaggtaccaaagtaatccaggagtggatcactggacagcggtcaagaacatcctgaaatacctgaaaaggacaaaggatatgtttctcgtatatggaggtgacaaagagctcaccgtaaaaggttacgttgatgcaagctttgacactgatccgtacgattctaaatcgcaaaccggatacgtgtttacattaaacggtggagctgtcagttggtgcagttctaaccaaagcgttgtagcgggatctacatgtgaagcggaatacatagctgcttcagaagcagcaaatgaaggagtctggatgaaggagttcatatccgatctaggtgtcatacctagtgcatcgggtccaatgaaaatcttttgtgacaatactggtgcaattgccttggcaaaggaatccagatttcacaaaaggaccaaacacatcaagagacgcttcaactccatccgggatctagtccaggtgggagacatagagatttgcaagatacatacggatctgaatgttgcagacccattgactaagcctcttccacgagcaaaacatgatcagcaccaaggctccatgggtgttagaatcattacagtgtaatctagattattgactctagtgcaagtgggagactgaaggaaatatgccctagaggcaataataaagttattatttatttccttataatcatgataaatgtttattattcatgctagaagtgtatttaccggaaacataatacatgtgtgaatacatagacaaacaaagtgtcactagtatgccgctacttgactagctcattaatcaaagatggttatgtttcctaaccatgaaaaatgagttgttatttgattaacgaggtcacatcattagcagaatgatctgattgacatgacccattccattagcttagcacccgatcgtttagtatgttgctattgctttcttcatgacttatacatgttcctatgactatgagattatgcaactcccgtttaccggaggaacactttgggtactaccaaacgtcacaacgtaactgggtgattataaaggagtactacaggtgtctccaatggtcgatgttgggttggcgtatttcgagattaggatttgtcactccgattgtcggagaggtatctctgggccctctcggtaatacacatcacataagccttgcaagcattacaactaatatgttagttgtgagatgatgtattacggaacgagtaaagagacttgccggtaacgagattgaactaggtattagataccgacgatctaatctcgggcaagtaacataccgatgacaaagggaacaaacgtatgttgttatgcggtctgaccgataaagatcttcgtagaatatgtaggagccaatatgggcatccaggtcccgctattggttattgaccagagacgtgtctcggtcatgtctacattgttctcgaacccgtagggtccgcacgcttaaggttacgatgacagttatattatgagtttatgcattttgatgtaccgaaggttgttcggagtcccggatgtgatcacggacatgacgaggagtctcgaaatggtcgagacgtaaagattgatatattggaagcctatatttggatatcggaagtgttccgggtgaaatcgggattttaccggaataccgggagggttaccggaacccctcgggagctacttgggccatagtgggccttagtggaaaagagaaggggctgccctagatgggctgcgccccccccttcccctagtcctattaggactaggagaggtggccggccccctcctcctcttttcccctccgaggaatcctagttggactaggattggagggggaatcctactcccagtgggagtaggactctcctgcgcctcccccccttggccggccagcctcccctcctctcctcctttatatacggaggcaggggcacctctaaacacacaagttgacacaagttcatCCACGtggtctattccttagccgtgtgtggtgccccctgccaccatattcctcgataatactgtagcggagtttaggcgaagccctgctgctgtagttcatcaagatcgtcaccacgccgtcgtgctgacgaaactcttccccgacactttgctggatcggagtccggggatcgtcatcgagctgaacgtgtgctcgaactcggaggtgccgtattttcggtgcttgatcggttggatcgagaagacgtacgactacttcctctacgtcgtgtcatcgcttccgcagtcggtctgcgttgggtacgtagacaatactctcccctcgttgctatacatcacatgatcctgtgtgtgcgtaggaaaattttgaaattactacgaaacccaacagtttctctaattaaatagataattatgtacttagaaatgatttttggaaaaaataaagagcaaactatgaggtagctacagttcaaatttgacccgcttccactaaATCGGCGGGAAATTGTCTTTTCCAcgggaggtggatcaaaattttttacacccaaacatttggtaaattgtgcattaaatatgtcctagtattttaaaaaattggtttggtacaattttgcaacaaatatatggaaggtccttcacaaaaaaacctcatttcgggtactcaaaaaatggaaaatgaattttccgcgcaaagaaaatgaaaactcccttaggcaacattgtttgaaattccaagatgcacccttatgcacaatatgagatcatttgaacaaactatgccatgaatgtgtccataagattgatcatttggcttgaaagccatgaatcttcacgcatgatagctcatttctgagaacacttttttaaataatttccgtattacaagtttattatttttcctggaaacttggtcacatatgatgacacaatgcgaaggttttccaattttttgatttttttttaattttttatgtccGTTTATAAAAtgcgtcaaaacggcgggcttgaccgttcctagctagttgttgaatcttggaaaactttcgatgtttatctgattaaataggtacttatgtacctagaaatgatttttggaaaaaataaatatcaaactatGATGCAGctgaagttcaaatttgacccgcttcctacttaattggtgggaatttgtctttttcaccagaggtggatcaaaacttttgacacccaaccattttgtcaattgtgcattatatatggcctagtattttataaaattgattaggtctaattttgcaacaaatatatggtaggtccttcacaaaaaaagctCATTTCAAGCACTCTGAAAATGCAAAATGAATTTTgtccaaataaaatgaaaacttccttaggcaacattgtttgtcattccaagatgcacccttgtgcacgatatgaggtcatttgaacaaactatgccatgaatgtggccataagattgatcatttggcttgaaagccatgaatcttcacacatgatagctcatttctgagaacactttttaaaataattaccgtattacaagtttattattttttctggaaacttggtcacatataatgacacaatgcaaaggttttccattttttgaaattttttgaattttttatgcccgtttcaaaatgcggtcaaaacgacgggaatgaccgttcctagctagtggttgaatcttgaattttttttggtgtttctctaattaaacagATAATTATGtacttagaaatgatttttggaaaaaataaagagcaaactatgaggtagctacagttcaaatttgacccgcttccactaaATCGGCGGGAAATTGTCTTttccacgagaggtggatcaaatttttttacacccaaccatttggtaaattgtgcattaaatatgtcctagtattttaaaaaattggtttggtacaattttgcaacaaatatatggtaggtccttcacaaaaaacctcatttcaggtactcaaaaaatggaaaatgaattttccgtgcaaagaaaatgaaaactcccttaggcaacattgtttggaattccaagatgcacccttgtgcacaatatgagatcatttgaacaaactattgcatgcatgtggccataagattgatcatttggcttgagagccatgaatcttcacgcatgatagctcatttctgagaacacttttttaaaataattgtcgtattacaagtttattatttttcctgaaaacttggtcacatatgatgacacaatgcgaaggttttccaattgtttgatttttttgaattttttatgcccgtttcaaaatgcgtcaaaacggcgggcttgaccgttcgtagctagttgttgaatcttggggaccttttgatatttctctgattaaatagatacttatgtacctagaaaagatttttggaaaaaataaagagcaaactacaaggtagctacagttcaaatttgacccgcttcctactgaatcggcagaaatttgtctttttcacgagaggtggataaaaacttttgacgcccaaccatttagtcaattgtgcattaaatatgacctaatatttaaaaaaaaataatttggtccaattttgcaaacaaatatttggtaggcccttcacaattaaacacattttgggcactcgaaaaatggaaaactgAGTTTTCGTCTAAAGAAAATGAAATTTTTTTAGGCAACTTTGTTTGGCATCTGAAGATGCACTCTTGGGCACAATATGAGATCAATATTTGATTTTTCATGTGaaaaagtagaagaaaaacaaaagaaaaaaaacaattatATGTGCTCTATTTCCATTGGTGGAATTCGTTGTCACACGAATCGATGACATgacgcccatccatccatccatctctccataccacatccatccatccatccatcaatttatgtacagaaaaaaaaagaaaaagaaaaccccaCACGTATCCAGGTACCCAAACCCTACCCAGACCCCATCGATCCCCTCCTCCCATCGCACCCCTCCTCCCCCCATCTTCTCGCCGCCGCTATCGACGGTGCTCCCCTTGATCCCTCCCACCGCCGTCTCACTCCCTCAGATCGAgctccccctcccctctccctcccacctctcGACACCCGCACTCCCTTCCGTCTTCCACCCGCACTCTCTATCTTCCACGCTCGATTCCCTCCTCGTCtctccctcgcctcgccgccgcccccacccaccGCCACCGGCGACTTTGCTCCCCCGCTCCGCCCTATCCCCCACCATCACCGCGAAACCCTtcagcctcctcctctccctcccagATCGAGCAGCACGCCAGGCGGCCGCCAGATCCGCCTCGACGCTACCAGATCCAATCTCGCACCGTCGACACGCGATACGGTGCTCGAGGTCGTCAGCTCGCGCCCCCCAATCGCTCGCGCGCCAGGAGAGGAAGAAAGGGCGGCCACTTGTTTGTTCCTTTCTCTCGGGCCACGACGCGGCCGTGCGGGTTCTTCCACGTGAGGAGAGAGTTCACTGCGGCTTGGATGCTCCGACGCCATGGAGCTCGTCAACAAGGTCtctcctccctccccccctctctctgtgtgtgtgtgtgtgtgtgtgtgtgtgtgtgtgtgtgtttggttcAACCCGATTTGTTTTGGGGCTCCTATTGCTCTATTCGTGACGCTCGTGCTTCTCTCTCTCTGCTGCAGGACACCATCTCCCTCTCCGTGTTGCTCTGTTCGCCAAGTTCTCTCTGCTGCACGAGATAAAACCCATCGAGGAGTTCGAGAACCCTAGATGCACCCACGATGGCCTCAACGCCTGAAAATCATGGGCTCCAACAAGCAGCTCTAGGAGATGGAGGTTTCGTCTTGCTCCTGCTGTACGCTGCTCTTACCTGCACTTGCATTTCCTTCTGCTTCCAGACATTGATGCTTAACTGAACCTTGGGTTTCCTTTTGATGCATGCATGTGTGATTGGCAGGACAACTAGTTCTCTCAACTTTTGAACAAAAAAAAAATCAATCATGATTCCTAAGTAGTGCAGAACACTGATGTACCAACTGCTGGAGTAACACTTGAAAGGCATAATATTATTAGATCTATATGTTGAGCAAAATCTTTGAAACAGATTAAGCATAGAGATTTTCCGAAAGGAAAGGATCTTACTCCACTTTTAGTATACTCCTGCCAATGAAATTATCCTTTATCAATGAAGCGATCTGTTCTGTTCTTTGAGAGTCATTTTCATGTAGCATTGTACATCACTGGTTGCTACAGTTCTTGTACTGTTGTACAGGTTTTGGAAATTGCTGACGACGGGAGGAGTGGGAGGAGCCGGGCCATCGGGAGGTTCTTGGCAGCGGCGGTGGAGGAGGCCGACGCACAGGAGGACGGCGTGCTGCTGCCCAAGGAGGGGAGCGAGGCGGCTCGGAGGTACCCGCTGTACCTgtccaaggaggtgcccgaggacgCGGCGCTCCCGATCACCGTGTTCGACCGCCAGCTCGTGCTCTTTCTCCCCTCCATGTCGGTTTCTTTCTCCATGGATCAGTAGCGGTTCAGATGCGTGATTTGATTTGCTTGGGATTGAATtgattctgtgtgtgtgtgtgtgtgtgtgtgtgtctacagaggagaagaaggccaaggaggagAAGGCCAAGAAGCTGCAGgccaagaagtccaagatgaaggtATGAGCTGCCGCTTCCTCCCCTGCTTTGACGCTGTTAGCCAGATTTGGATGCGCTGCTAGACTAGTTGCTACTGAAATCAGCTTCTTGATTTGTGTTGTGCTGCTATTGGGTGCCTTTGTATGTTAGATGAATATATTATGTGGTCTTCTCATACATGGAGTTCTGATTAGCCATGTTTTTAGCTGCTTCTTGATTGGTGCTGCACCTGCACTGATACTGTGTGAGGTTGCAACCTTGTTGGAGTTTGTAGTAGTCTGCCAGGAAATCCACCAATATGACTCGATTCGCAGGAAGTTAGGATGGTAACTGCGACAACATTTTTATTCTGAGTGAGAGGATAACTGTTGGACTCTGTtagagttcatactctttggcacTGTGCAAGAGTTAGAGATGTAGCACAATTTTTTTGGCTCAGATTCCTGATGTGTTTATATTCAGAAGGACTAATTCACTTGGAAACCGTTACTGCGTAATTAATTTGGAGACATTTGCATACTCTTCTCTTCCCAACTACAAGTGTGACCTGACTGAGATGTCTGGAATGATTAGTGCATATGCTTTTCTAAGAATTGTTTCCACCTTATCTCATTTACCCCAAATCAGCTTTCTGAGAATTTGATGCCTAGCCATTTCAGCTTCGATTTCTAACCCTGGTCCTCATCTTGTACCAGACTAAGAATTGTAGTTTGATGTTTGGCTTTCttaataaagaagcatgcaaccttCTTGCTTCTGAAGCATCTAGTCATGTGGGCATACTGTCTTCGTAAGGTCTGATATATCATGGCTATGCACTATCTGTCATCTGTTTTCCTTCAGAGAAGAGAACTAGCCCTTTGTGGTCTGTAGCCACTGCTCCTGCTTCTGAATCATGAAGTTAATAGTATTTGGCTTCTATGTGATGACATGTGTTGATAGATAGATACTAGCTATATGTTTTCCAGGTTAGATGCTAATTGTAATCATTCAATTAACTCTTTTAAACATGACTTGGTTATTTAAACCCTTCCATGCCTGTGTATATGCCAATTTAGCTTCCCCTAATATATTCACTTTGCAAAACTATTGATGCTTTCATGCTAAATGCAATTTGCAGGGAGCTCGATGAAGCTTGGGCGTTGCTGAGGGCTccgacggtggtggtggtggtgctgggctGGTTGTGGCCTCATGCGTGGTAGGAGGCTAGGCTGGCCCTTGACTTCAATAGTCTAACTACCTCCTTGGCTCCTGCCTCTGCACCACAAATCTCTGGTGAACTCCAGTGAACTCTTGGGGCTACCTTCTTCACTCTGATCACTCCAATCCCCTATACCGTGATGGCTTACTCTTCATGTCTTGATGTGGTTCTCTGCTTAGTGTAGCTGTATTAGACTCACTATGAGATGTCCACTCTTGTTTTGTTAACAAACATGAACTGTTAAGTCACCTATTCATGGCTGTTGCTTTTGTTCAGTATATATGTGTGCTTTCTGATTTGTAAGCATAGGTGGTTATAGGTTGTTGTGATGAATATAAATGTTAACAAGTGCTCATGCATGGCGGTATACTAGAGCTAGTTGTATGTGCTCATTACCTTCTTGTTGTCACTTTGTCAGCATCAATCCAATCCAATCCAGCCCAATGAATCTAAGCTGCTCGTTTAGTTCTCGCCATCGGTGGTAGCCAACAACTAACCGATCTTAGCTGctgccggctgtttggcatcctatGTATTTTTTGTTGCTAGTCTCAGAAATAATGCATGAATGGCATCAAAGCTGCTTCATGCTATCTCTCGGGCAAAGTAGATGCTAGTTTAATTACTATCTGTACATCATCAGGTCTACTTGATGCAAGTTTCTATTTTTTGTTTGTCTCTCTTTGACATATTGCCTTTTCTTTTTGAATCTGCAGGTTATTTACATCATTTATTGATTAGGAGATGATGGTGATCTTCTTTTGTTGCGGGGAACCTGTTAGATAAAGTTTATGTGCTTTGAACCTGCAAGATACAGTTCTGTATAATGTTGTGTGAGATAAAAGTTATGTACTCGTGAACCTAGGAGATAGGTTATTGATATGTGTTGGTCTGTCTAATGTTATGCGAGATAAAGTTGTGTAAAAAAGTTTTCTCTGTTATTGTTGTGGGAAAGAAGACTGTTACTATACAGATTTGAGAATATTGGCTGTAAATAAAAGAGGGCCTGGCCCACTATTGGATTGTAAGAAGGCCCTGTCCAAAATTTATATTGCACTGAATacttgggctctaaaaaggccaaggcccaaactaTGTTGGACTTGTTTCTAAAGAGCAATATAAATTTCAGATTCCAAAAAGGTTGAGGCCCAAAAAAAAGGATTGTAAATGATGGCATCTCAGGAAAAAAATCCTAATTGTTGTTCCAGGCCTATTTAGCTAATCAAAGCACAGGGAAAAAATAAATTAaatgggctgaattgttgggctcggccatgTAAAgcgtcgaattggaccgggctaaatcttatcaacgaccttttcaattcgtcgtaattttgccacgtcagattgccacgttggatctgacgtggcctgggcagacagctagtgaccaaaacaaaaggtcatgggttcaatgaccttctgttttggtcgtaaacgtctacaaccttctcacagagaaggtcgttaatttcagtttacgactgccagcttttaaccttctgttttttgtcacaaaaaggttgcaaatgaaaaacaatgacctttcagtgaccaataatcaagggcacaagttgacatatttcttgtagtgcattgATTTGATTTGTTGCTTTGGGTGATGATTAGGGCTGTGATTTGTGTTTGTAGTTGTTGAAATTGCACAACTATAGAAGCCAGATTCTTTGTTATTATTATGGCGACTTATAGGCGCTCGCGCGTCGGCCCAAAGTTTGGGCCGATCGCGCCCCAGCCGTCAGATTGGGCCACCCGAGGCGTTAGATCCTCTCATCCATCCAGGTCGCCTTCTTCCTCCCCCGCTCTGCTATTCCCGTCCGCTCAATGGCCCCCCATGGTGGCCGCCCCTCTCCCCCGCGCCCCACAGCGGGTCCTCGAGGTCGTCCCTCTCCTCTCGTAAACTTCATCTCTCCCAGCCGCCCCCGCCCCTGGTCAGCCCTCCGCGGATCAGCACCTCGCGTTCTCCGGCAAGACCTCGCAGCGCTGCGCATCATCGACTCCTCGGCCGCAACACCATGCGCTCGTCCCCCCGTTCCACTGTGGGCGGCGACACCCTGCGTCTGTGGCCGCCGCATCCAGCCGCCCCATGGCATCCGCCGTCGCTATTGCAGCCCATCCTCACCATCAGAACTCTTGATGGTCACCATCGTCGGGCGTCGTTCCACCGTAGCAAAAAATCTCGCCGGTAGAAGCTTCTAGCTTTGTCGGTTGCAACAAATGAggtcgtccgtcgtcgctaccacatAAAACACTACAAGCATATGCAGCAAACCCAGATGTTGGCTCCAGCTCTGAATTTGCCGGTTGTAGCAAACCCGGATGCTGGTTCCAGCCCTGGCTTCGCCCAGAACAAATTGTTTTGCTCGAAGAAAAACCTCGTGGTCTCTACTTCTGTGATCGCCATGGTAGCAAAAAAGCTCTCTGGTAGAAGCTTTTGCCTTTGCTGGTTGCAACAAATCATGCGCTTGCCATCGTCGTCGCAGAAAAGCACTCCGACAATGCAGCAAAAATGGTTGCGGGTTCCAGCTCTGGAtttgccggttgtagcaaaacGCAAAGCTGGTTCCAGCCCGGGCTTCGCTCGGAACAGGTCGTTTGCTGCAAACAGCCTCCTGATGGCTACTTCCGCCGGTCGCCGTGTTAGCAAAAAATCGCGCTGGTAGAAGCTTTTGCCTTTGTTGGTTGCAACAAATGGGGACATCCGCCATCGTCGCCGCATAAACCACTCAGACGATGAAGCAAAACTACATGATGATTCCACAGCTCTGGATTGGTTGGTTACAAAACAGCATGCTGGTTCCAGCACCCCTGTACGTGTCTCGGTTGTGCACCATCTTGTAGGATGCAGCTCACCGCCGTCGTTCAGTAACCATGGCAGGGGAAGAAGCAGCGATAGGAAGAAgcagcaaaaagaaaagaaagaaaaaaggtgcGATGCGGAAGATATAAGGAAAGGGCGTCTTGCTGAGGCCCACCGAGCGCATGTGGCCAGCCTGTTTCCAGCGTCAAAAGGGAGCGAGCGAGGGGAGACCGGCCGAGTGCTCGGCCGGTCATCCCGAGGGAAACGTTTCCCTATTATTATGGTGAGGAATCATGATAGTAGCTACTTTTCTGCTGGAAAATGTTAGGTTATGTAGTTGCAGTATTATAGAGAAAACTTAACACTAGCTTGCATCTGTGGTTAATGTTAATATTCAGGTAAAAAAACACCTGTTGCATGTCCTATTTCGGGATTCATGTGTCAAAACACCCGAGAGTAGTGCCGACAAGACCAACATGCTATGGGAGCCATCCAAAGATTTATAGCACCTGAGCTTGATGCTGTTGCTGATCTTCAGGTGCAAGGATGAAGACAAGGTGACAAACTATATAAGGCTTGTCACAGAACGAGCTGTGCGGTTGAAGAGAATCGACCTGCATGGTGAATACCCATGCAAGGACTGTAACACCATCGACCTTGAAAGATCCATGGTGGATAAAGATAGCAAGCGTCGGATTAAGCAACTGACTCATCCATGGATTCTCCTCATCCGTGGCAATAATAATTTGTTGATGGATATGGT
Above is a window of Triticum dicoccoides isolate Atlit2015 ecotype Zavitan chromosome 5B, WEW_v2.0, whole genome shotgun sequence DNA encoding:
- the LOC119312871 gene encoding uncharacterized protein LOC119312871, whose amino-acid sequence is MASTPENHGLQQAALGDGGFVLLLLSCTVVQVLEIADDGRSGRSRAIGRFLAAAVEEADAQEDGVLLPKEGSEAARRYPLYLSKEVPEDAALPITVFDRQLVLFLPSIGEEGQGGEGQEAAGQEVQDEGSSMKLGRC